In the Terriglobia bacterium genome, one interval contains:
- a CDS encoding response regulator has translation MKKILIADDKATSRELLRTVLERQGYEVMEAADGEEALQKALAEQPDLILLDLQMPRRTGYEVLSELRKDARHAALPIIALTASAMQGDRERALAAGFTGYLAKPVPLVHLREEVQRLLQTKE, from the coding sequence ATGAAGAAAATCCTGATTGCCGACGACAAAGCGACAAGCCGTGAACTCCTGCGTACCGTCCTGGAACGCCAGGGCTATGAAGTAATGGAAGCGGCGGACGGTGAAGAAGCCCTGCAAAAAGCGTTGGCGGAACAACCCGATCTCATCCTGCTGGACCTGCAAATGCCTCGGCGCACCGGATATGAGGTTCTTAGCGAGCTAAGAAAGGATGCGCGCCATGCCGCGCTGCCGATTATCGCGCTCACGGCGAGCGCAATGCAGGGTGATCGCGAAAGAGCGCTGGCTGCGGGATTCACCGGCTACCTGGCCAAGCCGGTGCCGCTCGTCCACCTGCGGGAAGAAGTCCAGCGCTTGCTCCAGACAAAGGAGTAA
- a CDS encoding PAS domain-containing sensor histidine kinase: MTYQDPNASGAARQESSLESRYRKLLHAVPDAILEVDEQGRITILNEAAERMFGYTRAEFLGLNVENLVPAAMRSGHAKHRSSYAAHPNTRPMGTGLELQGQRKDGSLFPVEISLSPNWIEGSLHVIASVRDISERKAVENRIRILREQYTSELTMKNEQLEARNQEVERANSLKTEFLASMSHELRTPLHTIIGFSELLGEQLEGPLTEKQQRFVGHILQDARHLLELINEVLDISKIESGRLELKRESFDFNACIEEVMAGIRHQAATKNIQLENKNAFHDSLYADRVRLKEILYNLLNNAVKFTPETGRVWIEAARQGDALHISVCDTGIGIPEREQPSIFEKFYQVGDTTGGVREGTGLGLPITKHLVEVHGGAISVASQPGKGSSFRLVLPLIQEQAA; this comes from the coding sequence ATGACATACCAAGACCCCAATGCCTCGGGTGCAGCACGGCAGGAGAGCAGCCTTGAGAGCCGCTATCGCAAGCTCCTGCACGCCGTGCCGGACGCTATTCTGGAAGTGGACGAGCAAGGACGGATTACCATTCTCAATGAGGCTGCCGAGCGGATGTTTGGCTATACTCGTGCGGAATTTCTGGGCCTGAACGTGGAAAACCTGGTTCCCGCGGCCATGCGCAGCGGGCACGCGAAACATCGCTCATCGTATGCGGCGCACCCTAACACGCGGCCCATGGGCACCGGCCTGGAATTGCAGGGGCAGAGAAAAGACGGCTCACTGTTTCCCGTGGAGATCAGCCTCAGCCCGAATTGGATTGAAGGATCGCTGCACGTGATTGCTTCCGTGCGCGACATCTCAGAAAGAAAGGCCGTTGAGAACCGTATTCGCATTTTGCGCGAGCAGTATACGTCCGAACTGACGATGAAGAATGAGCAACTGGAAGCGCGCAACCAGGAAGTGGAGCGCGCGAACAGCCTGAAGACCGAATTTCTGGCCAGCATGAGCCATGAACTGCGCACGCCTCTGCATACGATTATCGGCTTCTCTGAGCTGCTGGGAGAGCAACTGGAAGGCCCGCTTACGGAAAAGCAGCAGCGCTTCGTCGGCCACATCCTGCAGGACGCGCGGCACTTGCTGGAGCTGATCAATGAGGTCCTGGACATCAGCAAGATTGAATCCGGACGCCTGGAATTAAAACGCGAATCATTTGACTTTAATGCATGTATTGAAGAGGTGATGGCCGGTATCCGCCATCAGGCCGCAACCAAGAACATTCAACTTGAGAACAAGAACGCTTTTCATGATTCGCTATATGCTGACCGCGTCCGGCTAAAGGAGATCCTTTATAACCTGCTCAACAACGCGGTGAAATTTACGCCTGAGACCGGCCGCGTGTGGATAGAAGCTGCGCGCCAGGGCGATGCTCTGCACATTTCCGTGTGTGACACGGGAATCGGTATTCCAGAAAGAGAACAGCCTTCCATCTTCGAAAAGTTTTATCAGGTGGGCGACACCACGGGAGGTGTCCGCGAAGGCACGGGCCTGGGCCTGCCGATTACCAAACATCTGGTGGAGGTCCATGGCGGCGCCATCAGTGTGGCCAGCCAGCCGGGAAAAGGCAGCAGCTTTCGCCTGGTGCTTCCGCTCATTCAGGAGCAGGCCGCGTAA
- a CDS encoding type II toxin-antitoxin system VapC family toxin codes for MALNQMTKTVLDANCFIDAINSNAHASVAVQIILSACSSGKLTVMVSRHTLSELSAKPDGAYQLAQTFEILPHWPVGSICEQVAMIKDLAGTWADAHDNERMQKELGQLAKSGNDIRDRGALLDAIRAKVDVFVTSDRQLAGSGPAKRIQTSFGIRILSPGELANEISQTLSTP; via the coding sequence ATGGCGCTGAATCAGATGACGAAAACTGTACTGGATGCTAATTGCTTCATCGACGCAATAAATTCAAACGCGCATGCTAGTGTCGCCGTGCAGATCATACTTAGTGCATGTTCTTCAGGCAAGCTCACAGTCATGGTGAGTCGTCATACGCTATCCGAACTGTCTGCGAAACCCGACGGAGCATACCAGCTTGCTCAAACCTTCGAAATTTTGCCTCACTGGCCGGTTGGATCAATTTGCGAACAAGTGGCCATGATCAAAGACTTGGCCGGGACCTGGGCAGACGCGCACGACAATGAGCGGATGCAGAAGGAACTGGGGCAACTCGCCAAGTCTGGAAATGATATTCGGGATCGAGGAGCGCTGTTGGACGCAATACGTGCAAAGGTGGACGTATTCGTGACTTCCGATCGCCAGCTTGCAGGTAGTGGTCCGGCGAAAAGAATCCAGACAAGCTTTGGAATCCGCATACTGAGCCCCGGCGAGTTGGCCAACGAAATCTCGCAAACGCTTTCCACGCCGTGA
- a CDS encoding type II toxin-antitoxin system VapC family toxin: protein MSGFLLDTNVISEFARPDNKPDQRVKQWLETADPDSLYASVLTFGEIRRGIEQLVPGKRRTHLETWLEKDLHEWFENRLLVIDEAIANRWGLLAAAAQRSGRPLAIIDGLLSATALEHKLTVVTRNSTDFTSVGVPILNPWQI, encoded by the coding sequence ATGAGCGGGTTTTTGCTCGATACCAATGTGATCTCAGAATTTGCCCGCCCAGACAACAAACCCGATCAGCGGGTTAAGCAATGGCTGGAAACCGCCGATCCTGATTCCCTCTATGCCAGCGTCCTCACATTCGGCGAGATCAGAAGAGGAATTGAACAACTCGTGCCGGGCAAACGGCGTACTCACCTGGAAACATGGCTGGAAAAAGATTTGCACGAATGGTTTGAGAACCGGCTTTTAGTTATTGATGAGGCGATTGCCAATCGCTGGGGATTGCTTGCCGCGGCAGCCCAACGAAGTGGAAGGCCACTGGCCATCATCGATGGTCTTCTATCCGCGACGGCACTGGAACACAAATTGACGGTTGTAACGCGGAATAGCACGGATTTCACTAGCGTAGGCGTGCCGATTCTGAACCCCTGGCAGATTTAG
- a CDS encoding type II toxin-antitoxin system ParD family antitoxin: MTIELKPEQERIIREEIRNGHFRNADEVLDHALAALREKNSSLKSEPTKARKNFAQFLMESPLAGSGLDLERDKDQGRDIEL, encoded by the coding sequence ATGACCATCGAACTCAAGCCAGAACAGGAACGGATTATCCGAGAGGAAATCCGGAACGGCCATTTTCGTAACGCCGATGAGGTCCTGGACCATGCTTTGGCTGCATTGCGCGAGAAAAACTCTTCCCTAAAATCTGAACCGACGAAGGCCCGCAAGAATTTTGCGCAATTCCTGATGGAATCCCCTCTCGCCGGTTCTGGATTGGACTTGGAAAGAGATAAAGACCAGGGCCGCGACATCGAGCTATGA
- the ltrA gene encoding group II intron reverse transcriptase/maturase — MMNEHGKSDRPIVPKKSPNKARPLAAEEMEGRGLAKGNLGQQNASRTQSRTDALSALERVRRIAEQRKQEKFTALLHHIYNLDTLRTAYRQIKRQAAPGVDGETWQHYGEALEENLQNLSHRLKCGAYRAKPVRRAYIPKADGRMRPLGVTALEDKIVQRATVEVLNAIYETDFLGFSYGFRPGRNQHKALDALFLGLYEKRVNFVLDLDVRSFFDTLSHEWLLQFLQHRIADRRVLRLIQKWLRAGVLEEGKRIVVEQGSPQGGSISPLLANVYLHYVFDLWVQAWRKKQAQGDVIVVRFADDALVGFQYKADAEAFWKDLKERMQKFSLELHPEKTRLLEFGRHAAESRKKRGLGKPETFNFLGFTHICGKTKRGRFAVIRQTIRKRMQAKLREVRIELRRRMHDPVPEVGKWLRSVVGGHIRYYGVPCNRYALANFRFTVAAYWHRVLQRRSQSGRVHWERMKWLIARWLPPAHICHPYPSRRVRVTT; from the coding sequence ATGATGAACGAACACGGGAAGTCGGACAGACCGATAGTACCGAAGAAGTCTCCGAACAAAGCCAGACCGTTGGCGGCGGAGGAGATGGAGGGAAGGGGTCTGGCCAAAGGAAACCTGGGCCAGCAAAACGCATCCCGGACTCAGAGCCGGACAGACGCGCTCAGTGCGCTGGAACGGGTACGACGCATAGCGGAACAGAGGAAGCAAGAGAAGTTCACCGCTCTGCTGCACCACATCTACAACCTCGACACCCTACGGACTGCGTACCGGCAGATCAAGCGGCAGGCGGCTCCAGGCGTGGACGGGGAAACGTGGCAGCACTACGGCGAGGCCCTTGAGGAAAATCTCCAGAACCTCTCCCATAGACTGAAGTGCGGAGCGTACCGGGCCAAGCCGGTGCGGAGGGCCTACATTCCCAAGGCGGATGGGCGGATGCGTCCGCTCGGCGTCACGGCGCTCGAAGACAAGATTGTCCAACGGGCGACGGTGGAAGTGTTGAACGCCATCTACGAAACCGACTTCCTCGGCTTCTCCTACGGGTTCCGGCCAGGACGCAACCAGCATAAAGCGTTGGATGCCCTGTTCCTGGGACTCTACGAGAAGCGTGTGAACTTCGTGCTGGACCTGGACGTACGCAGCTTTTTCGATACCTTGTCACACGAATGGCTGCTCCAGTTCCTCCAGCACCGGATTGCGGATCGGCGCGTCCTGCGCCTCATCCAGAAATGGCTGAGAGCGGGCGTGCTGGAAGAGGGGAAACGAATCGTGGTGGAGCAAGGCTCACCGCAGGGCGGTAGTATTTCGCCTTTGCTGGCCAACGTCTATCTCCATTACGTCTTTGATCTCTGGGTTCAAGCCTGGCGGAAGAAGCAAGCTCAGGGCGATGTCATCGTCGTGAGATTTGCCGATGATGCTTTGGTTGGATTCCAGTACAAAGCCGATGCTGAAGCGTTTTGGAAGGACTTGAAAGAGCGAATGCAAAAGTTCTCTCTGGAACTGCATCCGGAAAAGACGCGTCTTCTGGAGTTTGGCCGTCACGCGGCGGAAAGCCGGAAGAAACGCGGTCTGGGGAAACCGGAAACCTTCAACTTTCTCGGCTTCACGCACATCTGCGGGAAGACCAAGAGAGGACGGTTTGCGGTGATTCGGCAAACGATTCGTAAACGGATGCAGGCCAAGCTGCGGGAAGTGAGAATCGAACTGCGGCGGCGCATGCACGACCCCGTTCCAGAGGTAGGCAAATGGCTGAGATCAGTCGTGGGCGGGCATATTCGCTACTACGGAGTTCCGTGTAACCGATATGCACTGGCCAACTTTCGCTTTACCGTGGCCGCGTACTGGCATCGTGTTCTTCAAAGACGAAGCCAGAGCGGACGCGTTCACTGGGAGCGAATGAAATGGCTGATCGCCCGCTGGTTGCCTCCGGCCCACATCTGCCATCCCTATCCTTCGCGCCGTGTGCGCGTCACTACCTGA
- a CDS encoding DUF2321 domain-containing protein: MDDLVRDTPTTQVAVVRFKKFLPKAGREIAEGLRSILINIVNEAAKKALWP; encoded by the coding sequence TTGGATGATCTGGTACGCGATACTCCAACCACTCAGGTGGCAGTAGTTCGGTTTAAGAAATTCCTGCCAAAAGCAGGACGGGAAATAGCCGAAGGTCTACGATCAATCCTAATCAACATTGTCAACGAAGCTGCTAAAAAGGCGCTCTGGCCATAA
- a CDS encoding DUF2321 domain-containing protein, which yields MSIRRFYESEGQRTEQEGYETAQICENGHIITSSADSFPHYQEDHCSKCGAKTVKTCANCNERIRGHLRGVLPSVHEAPPPSFCHKCGNPYPWTEKGITAAREMLAEVETLTTEEKRFSTRAWMIWYAILQPLRWQ from the coding sequence ATGAGCATACGAAGGTTCTACGAATCTGAAGGACAACGGACAGAGCAAGAAGGATATGAAACGGCACAGATTTGCGAGAACGGTCACATTATCACCAGCAGTGCCGACTCTTTTCCCCACTACCAAGAGGATCATTGCTCCAAATGTGGCGCGAAGACAGTGAAGACGTGCGCAAATTGTAATGAACGCATTCGCGGCCATTTGCGTGGGGTATTGCCAAGTGTCCATGAGGCACCTCCGCCGAGTTTTTGCCATAAGTGTGGTAACCCGTATCCGTGGACCGAGAAAGGGATCACTGCTGCCAGAGAAATGCTTGCTGAGGTAGAGACACTTACTACCGAAGAAAAGAGGTTCTCAACAAGAGCTTGGATGATCTGGTACGCGATACTCCAACCACTCAGGTGGCAGTAG
- a CDS encoding type IV secretion system DNA-binding domain-containing protein: MPRNKGLSGAWHRATPRGFILASILGLIALLGAGYYKVQQSTPLQSYWFRTYLWATLAPAIGVEHSNYRLLAEVRGTQTFVPREQDVLPGRTRADNGRVIPLVITEQAYQRGYQLTLLPSGKYDNRQLEGQLRHYVYADESLKQMAAVPLWWGLGVFAGVFLLSIPSDLRHARERREGIRLEGPELVTVAAFNRRLHASGIGIVNTVRRTFGEWVLRRNARMLRIPYQAESSHLLLMGDSGTGKSVIMRQFAQQIEERNDSAIIYDPALEYVTEFYDQSRGDIILNPLDARMPYWSPADEIQHEAEALTVAASLFPDSHRENPFFVEGPRKVFAYLLTLKPSPDELVWWLSHEQELDRRLKGTELAAMIYQGASAQRAGVLASLNMVADSLKMLPRKQEVSRIWTAAEWSKQRQGWIFVTSTPEVRKRLLPLTSLWLDLLVLRLMNQGRPGPRSVWFLLDELASLQRLPQLHTAVTENRKSNNPVVLGFQGRSQLEARYGLDSEAMLSQPATKVFLRTSEPKSAKWIMEAIGDVELERVQETRTDGRERDSRSFQRQTFKKPLVMDSVIMGLDALHGYIKHGNLVVEFRTRPTTQGERTNGFIPRKDTPPDLPPPPDRNRFGPSHNGAPAQEQKPEETQSIFEND; this comes from the coding sequence ATGCCAAGAAACAAGGGTTTATCAGGGGCATGGCATCGCGCCACGCCCAGGGGTTTTATTCTCGCATCCATCCTGGGGCTGATTGCACTGCTAGGCGCAGGTTATTACAAAGTCCAGCAATCGACTCCGTTACAAAGCTATTGGTTTCGCACTTATCTTTGGGCCACACTCGCGCCCGCAATTGGTGTTGAGCACAGCAACTATCGTCTTTTAGCCGAAGTCCGTGGAACCCAAACATTCGTGCCCAGAGAACAGGATGTTCTACCGGGCAGAACCCGAGCGGACAACGGGCGTGTGATTCCGCTTGTCATCACCGAGCAGGCATATCAACGTGGGTATCAGCTTACGCTTTTGCCCTCTGGAAAATATGACAACCGCCAACTTGAAGGCCAGCTGCGGCACTATGTCTATGCCGATGAATCACTGAAGCAGATGGCAGCAGTGCCGCTATGGTGGGGCTTGGGTGTGTTCGCTGGCGTGTTTCTGCTTTCGATCCCATCAGACCTGAGACATGCGCGGGAACGACGCGAGGGTATCCGGTTGGAGGGCCCGGAACTGGTGACCGTTGCCGCCTTTAATCGCAGGCTCCACGCCAGCGGAATAGGCATCGTCAACACCGTGCGGAGGACGTTTGGGGAATGGGTGTTGCGCCGTAATGCGCGTATGCTACGCATCCCCTATCAGGCAGAGAGCTCCCATCTTCTGCTCATGGGCGACAGCGGCACCGGAAAATCCGTCATCATGCGCCAGTTCGCGCAGCAGATCGAGGAGCGTAATGATTCGGCCATCATCTATGACCCGGCGCTCGAATACGTGACGGAGTTTTACGACCAATCACGCGGCGACATCATCTTGAATCCACTGGACGCCAGAATGCCGTACTGGTCGCCTGCCGATGAAATCCAGCACGAAGCCGAGGCGCTGACCGTAGCCGCCTCATTATTCCCTGATAGTCACCGGGAAAATCCCTTCTTTGTCGAAGGCCCGCGCAAGGTGTTTGCTTACTTGCTCACGCTCAAGCCATCGCCTGATGAATTGGTGTGGTGGCTCTCGCACGAACAGGAGCTAGACCGGAGACTGAAAGGCACGGAGCTTGCCGCGATGATTTATCAGGGCGCATCGGCACAACGCGCCGGGGTACTGGCTTCGCTCAACATGGTAGCCGACAGCTTGAAGATGCTGCCGAGGAAGCAGGAGGTATCCCGCATCTGGACCGCCGCCGAATGGTCGAAGCAGCGCCAAGGCTGGATCTTCGTCACCAGTACGCCAGAGGTACGCAAGCGCCTGCTACCGCTGACAAGCCTCTGGCTTGATCTGCTGGTATTGCGCTTGATGAATCAAGGCAGGCCAGGACCACGCTCGGTCTGGTTCCTTCTGGACGAGCTGGCAAGCCTGCAACGGCTCCCGCAGTTGCACACGGCAGTCACGGAGAACCGGAAATCGAATAACCCTGTGGTGCTGGGCTTTCAGGGCCGCAGCCAGCTAGAAGCGCGTTACGGACTGGACTCTGAAGCCATGCTCTCGCAACCTGCAACCAAAGTGTTTCTCCGCACCAGCGAACCGAAGTCGGCCAAATGGATTATGGAAGCCATCGGAGACGTGGAGCTTGAGCGTGTGCAGGAAACCCGCACCGATGGCCGCGAACGTGATTCGCGCAGCTTCCAGCGGCAAACCTTCAAAAAGCCGTTGGTGATGGACTCCGTAATCATGGGACTAGACGCGCTGCACGGCTATATCAAGCACGGCAATCTTGTGGTGGAATTCCGTACCCGGCCTACAACCCAAGGAGAGCGGACAAACGGCTTTATTCCCCGCAAAGACACGCCGCCCGATCTGCCGCCTCCGCCAGACCGAAACCGCTTTGGCCCCAGCCATAACGGTGCTCCGGCGCAGGAGCAGAAGCCAGAGGAGACACAATCAATCTTTGAAAACGACTAA
- a CDS encoding relaxase domain-containing protein — MLTISKPLSSGQAASYHREEFANAKDNYYTEGDRVRGQWQGKLAEQWGLNGDVDAEQFKRLADGQHPLTGEQLVQFRAPYEYTKENGEKVKTMEHRAGWDATFAAPKSVSVTALVGGDERVREAHREAVNVALDEMEKYVQARIGGNNPPETTGKWVAAKFEHDSSRPVDGYAAPQLHTHTVFFNLTERENGETRALQPRELYRSQQYGTAIYRAELSLRLKQLGYEVELSAKGAPEIKGYSQEYLTASSPRRQQIQEHLEQAGFAGAGAAEIAQHRTRDPKLNIPHEEMQRRHQDMAAQYGDQPQRVIEEAKDRNQHGERASEEQKQKAIQEALRYARERNLERDAVADERAIMRDALRRGLGEATLSEMRQEFSRQVEQRGFIETANQPGAAARRFTTEEMQELERQNIRAMREGQNQHPALTSFETRRQIEQEYSHLSNSQRTAVEEILSSRDRITALEGVAGAGKTTSLTAIRHGAERDGYKVEGFAPTSRAAQKLEEAGIESHTLQHHLTRGQPQEAEQRRLYVVDESSLAGTRQVNEFLSRLGQKDRVLLVGDVRQHEAVEAGRPYSQLQEAGMRTAQLDEIIRQKDPALKDAVERLSRGEVREAVSSLEQQGRIHQIEDRQERLQQIASNYARQPENTLVISPDNQSRRDLNLLIHRQMQQRGQASEQAHTFTVLEPRQELTGADRAWAAQYAQDDVLRYSRGSKAVGIQSGEYATVTAIDHEQNRLTVERQDGQELTYNPRDLMGVSVYRQAERDFSEGDRVQFTAPSKELHVANRELGTIEHVDESGKIGIHTDSGRHLEFNVQNHPHLDYGYALTSHSSQGQTADRVLVHVDTELGEQLVNERMAYVSISRARYDAHIYTNDQTELAHDLSREATHSTATDAGEEISPEQSTGIAEQQSGEAMASEAGNAPSMSEGQGISIGE, encoded by the coding sequence ATGCTGACCATCTCCAAACCGCTCTCTTCCGGCCAAGCCGCAAGCTATCACCGGGAAGAGTTTGCCAATGCGAAGGACAACTACTACACCGAGGGCGACCGTGTGCGTGGCCAGTGGCAAGGCAAGCTGGCCGAGCAATGGGGCCTCAATGGTGATGTAGACGCCGAGCAGTTCAAACGCTTGGCCGATGGTCAGCACCCTTTAACCGGAGAGCAGCTTGTCCAGTTCCGCGCCCCGTATGAGTACACCAAGGAAAACGGCGAGAAGGTGAAAACGATGGAGCACCGCGCCGGGTGGGATGCCACATTCGCAGCGCCCAAAAGCGTCAGCGTTACAGCTTTGGTTGGAGGTGATGAGCGCGTCCGGGAGGCGCACCGGGAAGCTGTGAATGTGGCCCTTGATGAAATGGAAAAATACGTTCAGGCGCGAATCGGAGGAAACAACCCGCCAGAGACTACGGGCAAATGGGTTGCCGCCAAGTTTGAGCATGATTCCAGCCGTCCTGTCGATGGCTACGCCGCGCCGCAGCTGCACACGCATACGGTTTTCTTCAACCTAACCGAGCGGGAGAACGGCGAGACGCGCGCCTTGCAGCCCCGCGAGTTGTACCGCTCTCAGCAATATGGAACGGCCATCTATCGCGCCGAATTGTCGCTGCGCTTGAAGCAGCTAGGCTACGAAGTTGAACTGAGCGCCAAGGGAGCGCCGGAAATCAAAGGCTACAGCCAGGAATATCTCACCGCGTCCAGCCCGCGCCGGCAGCAAATCCAAGAACATTTGGAGCAGGCCGGATTCGCCGGCGCGGGAGCCGCCGAGATCGCGCAGCACCGCACCCGCGACCCGAAGCTCAATATCCCACATGAGGAAATGCAGCGCCGCCATCAGGATATGGCCGCGCAGTATGGCGACCAGCCGCAGCGCGTCATCGAAGAAGCCAAGGACCGGAACCAGCACGGCGAACGGGCAAGCGAAGAGCAGAAACAAAAGGCCATCCAAGAAGCTCTTCGGTATGCGCGGGAAAGAAACCTTGAGCGGGATGCCGTAGCCGACGAACGCGCCATCATGCGTGATGCCTTGCGCCGTGGATTGGGCGAAGCAACGCTCTCTGAGATGCGCCAGGAATTCAGCCGCCAAGTTGAGCAGCGCGGCTTTATCGAGACGGCCAACCAGCCGGGAGCGGCAGCGCGGAGATTCACGACCGAAGAAATGCAAGAGCTTGAACGCCAGAACATCCGCGCCATGCGCGAGGGACAAAATCAGCATCCCGCGCTGACTAGCTTTGAGACGCGCCGCCAGATTGAACAGGAATACTCGCATTTGTCGAACAGTCAGCGGACAGCAGTTGAGGAGATCCTGTCCAGCCGTGACCGCATCACCGCGCTTGAAGGCGTAGCAGGCGCGGGAAAGACCACATCGCTCACCGCCATTCGTCATGGCGCGGAGCGCGACGGCTACAAGGTGGAAGGCTTTGCCCCGACATCCCGCGCCGCGCAGAAGCTTGAGGAAGCAGGGATTGAATCTCACACCTTGCAACATCATCTGACACGCGGCCAGCCGCAGGAAGCCGAGCAAAGGCGTCTTTACGTGGTCGATGAATCGAGCCTTGCCGGAACCCGTCAGGTGAATGAGTTTTTGAGTCGCTTGGGCCAGAAAGACCGCGTTCTGCTGGTGGGCGATGTGCGCCAGCATGAAGCCGTAGAAGCCGGACGGCCGTACAGCCAGTTACAGGAAGCCGGGATGCGGACGGCGCAGTTAGATGAAATCATCAGGCAGAAAGACCCGGCGTTAAAAGATGCCGTAGAACGGCTTTCCCGCGGCGAAGTCCGCGAGGCCGTCAGTAGCTTGGAACAGCAGGGCAGAATTCACCAGATCGAGGACCGCCAAGAGCGGCTTCAGCAGATCGCCAGCAACTACGCACGGCAACCGGAAAATACGTTGGTCATCTCGCCCGATAACCAATCCCGGCGCGACCTGAATTTGCTGATTCACCGCCAGATGCAGCAGCGCGGCCAAGCGAGCGAACAGGCGCATACCTTCACCGTATTGGAACCACGGCAGGAATTAACGGGTGCAGACCGCGCTTGGGCCGCGCAGTACGCGCAAGATGACGTGCTCAGGTATTCCCGAGGCAGCAAGGCCGTAGGCATCCAGTCCGGCGAATATGCCACTGTAACGGCGATAGACCACGAGCAAAACCGCTTGACTGTAGAACGCCAGGACGGACAAGAACTTACCTATAACCCGCGTGACCTGATGGGTGTCTCCGTCTATCGTCAGGCCGAACGCGATTTCTCTGAAGGCGACCGCGTACAGTTCACCGCGCCGTCGAAAGAATTGCACGTTGCCAACCGGGAGCTAGGCACCATTGAACATGTGGACGAAAGCGGCAAGATCGGCATTCACACCGATTCTGGGCGGCATCTTGAATTTAATGTCCAAAACCATCCACATCTCGATTACGGCTACGCCCTCACCAGCCATAGCAGCCAGGGCCAGACCGCCGACCGCGTTTTGGTTCACGTGGATACCGAACTTGGAGAACAGCTTGTTAATGAGCGCATGGCTTATGTCTCTATTTCACGCGCCCGCTATGATGCCCACATCTACACCAACGACCAAACGGAGCTGGCCCACGACCTCAGCCGCGAGGCCACGCACTCAACCGCCACAGACGCCGGGGAAGAGATAAGCCCGGAGCAAAGCACTGGAATCGCCGAACAGCAGTCGGGCGAAGCAATGGCAAGCGAAGCAGGCAACGCACCGTCCATGTCCGAGGGCCAGGGTATTTCTATCGGAGAGTAG
- a CDS encoding recombinase family protein: MKKGVIYARVSSREQEREGFSIPAQIKLNKDCSLKREIKIVREFVDVETAKCTGRKQFDEMVRFFQKHPDCRIVIVEKTDRLYRNFRDYVTLEDLGVEIHLAKEGQVLNKDSKSQAKLMHGFQVLMARNYIENLREEVRKGMKEKAAQGVYPGRAPLGYRNNQLQRNIEIHPENAEVVKRIFELYANGNCALAELRQIIHTETGKAIAKSHIHDGILRNPFLSWFLHLGR; the protein is encoded by the coding sequence ATGAAAAAGGGTGTCATCTACGCCAGAGTTTCCAGCCGTGAGCAGGAACGCGAAGGCTTTTCCATCCCGGCACAGATCAAACTCAACAAAGATTGCAGTCTCAAGCGCGAAATCAAGATTGTCCGTGAGTTTGTGGACGTGGAAACGGCCAAGTGTACAGGCCGGAAGCAGTTTGATGAGATGGTGCGCTTTTTCCAAAAGCACCCGGATTGCCGTATTGTCATTGTCGAGAAGACCGACCGCCTGTATCGCAATTTCCGTGATTACGTGACTCTCGAAGATTTAGGCGTGGAAATCCATCTCGCCAAAGAAGGTCAGGTACTTAATAAAGATTCCAAGTCTCAGGCCAAATTGATGCACGGTTTTCAGGTTCTCATGGCCCGTAACTACATTGAGAACTTGCGCGAGGAAGTCAGAAAGGGCATGAAAGAGAAGGCCGCTCAAGGCGTCTACCCAGGCCGCGCCCCTTTGGGTTATCGCAACAACCAGCTTCAGCGCAATATTGAAATCCATCCCGAAAACGCCGAAGTAGTAAAACGCATCTTTGAGCTATACGCGAACGGCAATTGCGCGTTGGCCGAGTTGCGCCAGATCATACACACGGAAACCGGAAAGGCCATCGCTAAGAGCCACATCCATGACGGCATTCTCCGCAATCCGTTTTTATCTTGGTTTCTTCACTTGGGACGGTGA